The Pantoea vagans genome contains the following window.
TGAAAATTTATACCGACGCTACCGATCTGGTCAGCAACCCGTTCCGCGATCTGGGTGAAGTTTCCGCTGATGATTGCCAGAGCAGCAGCCAGGATTCGCCACCCAACATCAACACCGCGCGCAAGCGTCTGCAGATCAAAGCGGCGAACATGAAAGCCAATGCGGTATTGCTGCACAAGTGCGAAATCGTCACCAGCACGCCGGGCTGCTATCGCCAGGCGATTTGCCAAGGCTCTGCACTGAAAGTTTCCAATCAATGAGTGATTTTGCCTTTGCGCAAATCGGCGTTATTCGTTCGCCGTGGAAAGAGAAATTTGCCGTGCCACGCCAGCCCGGCTTAGTGCAGGATGGTAGCGGCGAATTGCACTTGCTGCCGCCCTATAATCAGCCGGAGGCGGTGCGCGGGCTTGAAGACTTTAGTCACCTCTGGGTGCTGTTTGTCTTCCACCAAACCATGGAAGGTGGCTGGCGTCCAACCGTGCGCCCACCTCGCTTAGGCGGCAACGCCCGCATGGGAGTATTTGCCACGCGCTCAACGTTTCGCCCCAATCCCATCGGCATGTCGCTGGTCGAGTTAAAAGGCATCCGGTGTGAAAAGCAGCAGGTGATTTTGCAGCTTGGCAGTCTGGACTTAGTTGATGGCACACCCGTAGTGGATATCAAACCCTACTTGCCATTTGCTGAAGCCCTTCCCGATGCACGCGCAGGATTTGCCCAAAGCGCTCCGGATGCGAACATGCCGGTGCGCTTCTCCGCGTTAGCGCAAAGCCAAATCCAGCAGCAGAAAAAGCACCCACAGCTGGCGCGATTTATTGCTGAAGTATTGGCGCAAGATCCCCGCCCTGCCTATCGAAAAGGTGAAGCGGAAGATCGTGAGTATGCCGCCTGGCTACTCGACTTTAATGTGCGTTGGCGTATTGATGAGGCCGGCACCGAAGTGATCGCCCTCGATCCGCGCTAAAACAAGCTTTTGAGTGATTGGTCTCGCTGGTACACTAGCCGCCAGAAAAATTTTTGTCAGTGTCCTTCCGTACAACTGGAATCGTAATCAATGCGTACTACTCAATATCTGCTCTCTACTCAGAAAGAGACGCCTTCCGATGCGGAAGTGATCAGCCACCAGCTGATGCTGCGCGCCGGGATGATCCGTAAACTCGCTTCTGGCCTTTACACCTGGTTGCCGACCGGTGTCCGCGTCTTGCGAAAAGTTGAAAACATCGTACGCGAAGAGATGAACAATGCGGGCGCGATTGAGATCTCGATGCCGGTGGTTCAGCCTGCCGATTTGTGGGAAGAGAGCGGTCGTTGGGAGCAGTACGGCCCGGAACTGCTGCGCATTAAAGATCGCCACGACCGTCCATTCGTATTGGGTCCAACCCATGAAGAAGTAGTGACCGATCTGATCCGCAACGAGCTGAGCTCCTACAAACAGCTGCCGCTGAACCTGTATCAGATCCAGACCAAATTCCGTGATGAAGTTCGCCCGCGCTTTGGTGTGATGCGCTCGCGCGAGTTCATCATGAAAGATGCGTATTCGTTCCATACCTCGCAGGAATCGCTGCAGGAAACCTATGACGCGATGTACCGCGCATACAGCCA
Protein-coding sequences here:
- the rcsF gene encoding Rcs stress response system protein RcsF, which codes for MRFLPLCLLALMLTGCVREYHPISSAPVRPQASSSEPERKPTPRPAPVKIYTDATDLVSNPFRDLGEVSADDCQSSSQDSPPNINTARKRLQIKAANMKANAVLLHKCEIVTSTPGCYRQAICQGSALKVSNQ
- the tsaA gene encoding tRNA (N6-threonylcarbamoyladenosine(37)-N6)-methyltransferase TrmO, producing MSDFAFAQIGVIRSPWKEKFAVPRQPGLVQDGSGELHLLPPYNQPEAVRGLEDFSHLWVLFVFHQTMEGGWRPTVRPPRLGGNARMGVFATRSTFRPNPIGMSLVELKGIRCEKQQVILQLGSLDLVDGTPVVDIKPYLPFAEALPDARAGFAQSAPDANMPVRFSALAQSQIQQQKKHPQLARFIAEVLAQDPRPAYRKGEAEDREYAAWLLDFNVRWRIDEAGTEVIALDPR